The following coding sequences lie in one Fundulus heteroclitus isolate FHET01 chromosome 20, MU-UCD_Fhet_4.1, whole genome shotgun sequence genomic window:
- the si:ch73-361p23.3 gene encoding tumor necrosis factor receptor superfamily member 4, whose product MGLCNLLVFLWTLNKIIVQSDALSCNKGERVVESRGRTQCVPCEDGYFQATAKSTRSCSACLRCDEESGSFVKVKCTKYTDTVCGCREGFVQYSSDYAICKCDKGSGLKDGVCSRCEEGYFSTDIDSSCQKWKDCKSAGIKKAGTATSDVICNEELNGGHTTTSPASIKKVFLPLSTTRRLHEGVQTQKILSSTTTAPVKRTTVRNTMQPSSPNSNTTYHIGTAILILGIVGLLVLTAVTCKLHVTPCWRTKPAVQTKDSLCRRPVEESGDSSESSLKLYPEP is encoded by the exons ATGGGTCTGTGCAATCTGCTCGTATTCCTTTGGACACTTAACAAAATCATTGTTCAGTCGGATGCGCTATCTTGCAATAAAG GTGAGCGAGTGGTTGAATCTCGAGGCAGAACACAATGTGTGCCGTGCGAGGATGGATATTTTCAGGCAACAGCGAAATCTACTAGAAGCTGTAGTGCATGTCTAAGGTGTGATGAAG AATCAGGGAGTTTTGTCAAAGTGAAGTGCACCAAGTATACCGACACAGTATGTGGATGCCGTGAAGGATTTGTTCAGTACTCGAGTGATTATGCCATCTGTAAATGTGACAAAGGATCTGGACTTAAAGATGGAG TTTGCTCAAGATGTGAAGAAGGATATTTCAGCACAGATATTGATTCATCCTgtcaaaaatggaaaga CTGCAAATCCGCAGGGATAAAAAAGGCTGGAACTGCGACCTCTGATGTCATCTGTAATGAGGAGCTGAATGGTGGTCACACCACTACATCCCCCGCGTCAATCAAAAAGGTTTTCCTCCCACTCTCAACAACACGTCGTCTACACGAGGGGGTTCAAACACAGAAGATACTTTCTAGCACCACCACAGCTCCTGTTAAACGCACCACTGTGAGAAACACAATGCAGCCCAGCTCCCCCAACTCAAACACTACCTACCACATAG GAACGGCCATTCTCATTTTGGGGATTGTTGGACTGCTCGTGCTGACAGCAGTGACCTGCAAGCTGCATGTCACTCCCTGCTGGCGGACAAAACCTGCAGTACAGA CCAAGGATTCTTTGTGTCGGAGGCCAGTTGAGGAAAGCGGCGATAGCAGTGAGTCCTCCCTGAAACTCTACCCGGAGCCCTGA